The genomic DNA ACGGAAGGAAGGTTTTCTGTGGAGCACCCTGTCGAAGAGCACGGACGGCGAGACCGTCGTCAATGTCGAGGCGATCCAGGGCACCGGAAATGTCGATGAGTTCTTCTCCGATCCGGTGTTCGCGGAGAAGTTCCGCAAGCTGGACGAAGTCTCCCGCAGCGAGTTTCACATCTATACGGTCGGCGATCTCGTGCTGCCGAAGCGCTGAGCCGCAGCCTGATCGCCACGCCCTGCGCCTTCACGCGAAGACGCAGGGACTCTTTCGCCTCTGTCATCCCGCCTTCTTCACTGGCGGGATGAGCCACGACCCGTCGAGAATGGAAGGCGGGCTGTCGTCGGGCCAATAGAGCCGCATCATCAGGATGAACTTGC from Ensifer adhaerens includes the following:
- a CDS encoding antibiotic biosynthesis monooxygenase, which produces MTTIPTPTFSASPVPTTFVVNVIHAHPGKQEEAFAVIQDVVHYVAERKEGFLWSTLSKSTDGETVVNVEAIQGTGNVDEFFSDPVFAEKFRKLDEVSRSEFHIYTVGDLVLPKR